The DNA segment TCGTGTTTCCATGACGTGCATAAAGAGTGACTCGAACCCGATGATGTGGGCCATGATGCCGACATTAAAGAGATTTGAGGCGATTCGCTTGATTTCGTCAGCCATGACCCGAAGGTAGCGGGCGCGTTCTGGAACCTTGATTCCTGCGAGGTTTTCGATAGCCATGCAGTAGGTGCAGGGATGGCTATTGGAACAGAGGGAACAAAGTCGCTCCGTTAGCGTGATATTCTGGAAATAGTTTCGCTGCATGGCGAGAGATTCCATACCTCGGTGCACGTGCCCTGCATTGACTTCAAGACCCTTTACTGTTTCGCCTTCCACTTCCACACGAAAGTACATTGGCTCTTCAAGTGCGACGTGTAGCGGGCCGACGGGAATAGAATAGGTTGACATTACTTTGTCTCCTTGGCCCAGTCAGGCATGCTGGTTTCAGCAAAAATAGTTTCCCACAACTGCTTTGTCGACGAACCGTTCATCATGGACGAGAGCGGAATGAGTCTGTTGAAGATGCCAGTATCAATGCTGGGATCCAAGAACAGTCTCTTGGGCTTTTCCCGTCCTGATAGCTCAATATCAAAAAGTTCTGCGAACTCTCTCTCGTGCCAGTCTGCGTTGGAAAAGTGATCAATGAGGGACGGAATGACGCGACGTTCGGGCGTTAATCGAATGGATAGGGTCAACACTTTTCCGTCGAGGTCAAAGTTGTAGACCAGTTCCATGTCGCTTTCTTTGGCAAATTTCTCTGTGTTGAAAGCGGTGATGGCACACAGCCGTGCCCCAGCCTTGGCTAATCCCTTTGCGGCCTCTAAGAGCATCTCCGCAGAGGGCAGACTCGCCCAGACGAAGAGATTGCCATAGCCGTCAGTGCTTGTTGTGAGTTCCAGGCTGGGGAGGATGCTATCAAAAATATATGCGTCATTATTCTTCATGTTGAGCTCCTGTCCGTCGTAGTGAATGCAGTGCCTTTAACGTGTTGTAAGGCAGTGATTCGACGACGGCATTCTGGGCAGGTGCGGAGAATTTGAGCTGCCTTGACCGCACCGACCAGTCCTTTGGACAGACGGTTCTGGAGGTGTGGGTGCATGTGCTTTCCACATTCCTCACATAAGGGATATTCGACGAACTGAACTTCGCAGTAGCTGTACTTGTCGGCCTGTTTGTGTGCCATATGCCAGTCATTGGTCATGACAATGGCTCCGGCCGGACAGTAATGCTCGCAGAGACCACAGAAGGTACAGGTGTTGTGCCAGAGACGAAATTCCATGCCGCTACCATCTGGCGTATCAGTTAATGTGATTGCTCCACCTGCACACACGTGACTGCAGATGCCACAGGCAAGGCAACGGGCGGGGTCGAGTTGTGCTCTGCCTCGCAGTCGTTTCGGCGTAACGGTCTCACCGAAAGGAAATGGCTCTGTGGCGGGTCCCTTGGCGATGTTTTTGGCGAGTATTTTTAGGAACGGGAGCATGTGTTCATCTCCTTAACTTTACATTTCCAGATCTCACACGCCTTGAGGATGCCTTCCATGATAGCCTGCGGCCGGGGAGGACAGCCGGGAACGTTGACGTCTATTGGAATGTAGCGGTCCATTGGCCCTTCGATAGCGTAGCTGTCGCGGAAAACGCCTCCGGAGATAGGGCAAATACCGACTGCAATGGTAATTTTCGGGTGAGGAATTTCTTCGTACACCCTGATAACTCGCTCCTTGACCCGGGTCGTAAGCGGACCGGAGATGAGCACGATATCAGCATGGCGAGGGCTACCACAGTATTTGCAGCCAAGGCGCTCCACATCATAGCGCGCGATGAGGGCTGTGGTTGCAAGTTCCACATCACAGCCGTTACAGGACCCCGCATTGATGCGGTAGAGCCAGGGGGACTTGTGGACGAATTGTTTGAGGAAATTATGCATGGTAAACCTCGCTTAACGAAGCAGGTATGCGCCAAACAGGCTGGCATAGGCCAGTGAAGACGGATACTTCAGGAAAAAGGTGAATGCCTGGTCGATACGGAGACGACCAGTTGATGCCCTGAAAAGTGAGACTGCCGTCAGCATCAGAACAAGGCATT comes from the Desulfobaculum bizertense DSM 18034 genome and includes:
- a CDS encoding NADH-quinone oxidoreductase subunit C, which codes for MKNNDAYIFDSILPSLELTTSTDGYGNLFVWASLPSAEMLLEAAKGLAKAGARLCAITAFNTEKFAKESDMELVYNFDLDGKVLTLSIRLTPERRVIPSLIDHFSNADWHEREFAELFDIELSGREKPKRLFLDPSIDTGIFNRLIPLSSMMNGSSTKQLWETIFAETSMPDWAKETK
- a CDS encoding 4Fe-4S dicluster domain-containing protein, with translation MLPFLKILAKNIAKGPATEPFPFGETVTPKRLRGRAQLDPARCLACGICSHVCAGGAITLTDTPDGSGMEFRLWHNTCTFCGLCEHYCPAGAIVMTNDWHMAHKQADKYSYCEVQFVEYPLCEECGKHMHPHLQNRLSKGLVGAVKAAQILRTCPECRRRITALQHVKGTAFTTTDRSST
- a CDS encoding NADH-quinone oxidoreductase subunit B family protein is translated as MHNFLKQFVHKSPWLYRINAGSCNGCDVELATTALIARYDVERLGCKYCGSPRHADIVLISGPLTTRVKERVIRVYEEIPHPKITIAVGICPISGGVFRDSYAIEGPMDRYIPIDVNVPGCPPRPQAIMEGILKACEIWKCKVKEMNTCSRS